The Hymenobacter sp. DG01 sequence GGGGCTACTTCCCGGCCGTGGGCCTGGGCTGGCGCCTGAGTGAGGAAGAATTCATTAAGAACCTGAACGTGTTTCAGGAGTTGAAGCTGCGCGGCAGTGTGGGCAAAACCGGCAACCAAGCCGGCATCAGCGACTTCGCCGCCCGGGGCCTGGTGCAGGGTGGGGCCAACTATCTCGATTTGCCCGGCACTACCCCCCTGCAGCTGGCCAACCCCAACCTGAGCTGGGAAAGCACCCGGCAGTGGAACGTGGGCCTGGATGCGGCCGTGCTGCAAAGCCGTTTGCTGCTGGAGCTGAACTACTACGACAAGTACACCTCGGGCCTGCTGCTGAACGTGCCGGTGCCCCGCAAAACGGGTTTTGCCTCGGTGGTGGAAAACTATGGGGCCGTGAGCAACAAGGGCTTCGAGGTGCAGCTAACGGCCAACTGGTTGCCATCCGCTTCGGCCGTGCAGTGGAGCACTACCTTCAACGTGGCCCGCAACGTGAACCGCATCGAGAAGCTGGCGGCCCCCATCACCTCGGGCTCCCGCGACATTTTCCGTCTCGAAGAAGGCGCCCCGCTCTACTCGTTCTGGCTTTACCACCAAACCGGCGTGAACCCCGAAACCGGCGACGCCCAGTACCAGGACGTGAACGGCGACGGGCAACTATCGGTGGCCGACCGCAAGCTGGTGGGCAACGCCTGGCCCGATTACTTCGGGGGTGTGATCAACTCGGTGACCTACAAGGGGCTGGATTTTGGCTTTACCCTCAATTTCGAGCAGGGGGCGAAAATCATGAACATGAACCGCTTTTTCCTGGTGCATGGGGGCACGCAGAGCAACATTGGCTACCTGCGCGAGCAGCTGGACCGCTGGCAAAGGCCCGGCGACCAAACCGACATTCCGCGCCTGACCACCAACCCGGCCTCCAACAATTATGGGGGGGTAGTGCAGAACCTGAGCGACCGGTACCTGGAGGACGGCTCTTTCCTGCGCCTGCGCACCCTCTCGCTGGGCTACACTGTGCCGAAGGAGGTAGCCGCTAAAGCCCACCTCAACTCTTTGCGCCTCTACGTGCAGGCCGCCAACCTGCTCACCATCACGCCTTACTCCGGTATCGACCCCGAGGTGAACTCCCAGAGCGGGGTAGCCAACACCAAAAACATTGACTGGGCCACGGTGCCCCAGCCCCGCACCTTCCAGGTAGGCCTGACGGTGGGCCTGTAACCAACCCGCCGCCCGTCGTGCAAAGGCGGCACCGAACGCAAGGCCACCTGAGGCAAGCATACCCAATCGCCCGGCTCCCCCTCTCCTTTTCCGGAGAGGGGGCCGGGGGGTGAGGCGCCCCGCCAGAACGAAGTGGTAGCCAGGCTTGCCCCGGCGACTTTAGGCTCAAATGCGCTCAGCATGACATTACCCCCTGTTTTTCAGAATCTGACCTCGATGAAATCTTCGCTATACCACTTGCTGTTTGCCGCCGTGCTGGGTGCTGCTACCCTGAGCTTCTCGGCCTGCAACGATTTGCTGGACCCCACGCCGGTGCAACAGCTCCCCGACGACCAGGCCATAACCGATGCCAGCAGTGCCCGCTCCGCCACCATTGGCGTCTACGACCGGGTGCAGGCCTACTACCAGTTGAACTGGCCGGTGCTGGGCTTTCTGCCCGGCGAGAATGTGCGCTTCAACGGCACGCTGAACCAGTTTCTGCAGATCGACCAGAACCAGCTCAGCGCCGATAACGTGCTCATTACCGAGGCCTGGACTCAGATGTACCAGGCCGTGAACGGGGCCAACAACGTGCTGGCTGCCCTGCCCGGCCTCAGTGACCCGCTACTGACGGCGACTGAGAAAAACCAGCTGCTGGGCGAGGCCTACTTCCTGCGGGCCCTGGTGTACTTCGATTTGGGCCGGGGCTGGGGCGGGGTGCCGCTGGTGCTCACGCCCACCCGCACCAAGGAAAACGGCCGGGGCATCCGCCGCAGCACCCTTGCCCAAACCTACGACCAGGTGCTAGCCGACCTAACCCAGGCCGAAGCCCTGCTGCCCGAGGCCGCTACCCGCAACCGCGCCGTGAAGGCCGCCGCCCGCGCCCTGCGCGCCCGCCTGCACCTCTACCGCCAGCAGTGGACGGAAGCCGAAACCTACGCTACCCAGGTGATAAGCAGCGGCAACTACGGCCTCGTGACGCCCTACCGCGCTATTTCTACCGCGCCCTTTCTGAGCAGGGAATCAGTGTTTGAGTTGACCTTCAGCAACTCCGACGCTAACACAATGTGGAACAACTGGTTTCCGAGCGCCCTGGGCGGGCAGTTCAACTTCCAGCCCGTGCCCGCCGCCATTGCCCTGCTCAACGACCCCACCGTGGGCGGCAACCGCTCGGCCCTGCTGGCTACTACCGTCATTGCCGGTAGCAATGTCACCTACGGCAACCTCTACAGCCGCTCCGCCCAGCGCGACGACCCTAGCTACGTGCTGCGCCTGGCCGAGCAATACCTCATTCGGGCCGAAGCGCGGGCCAAGCAAGGCAAGCTGACGGATGCCCTAGCCGACCTGAACGCCGTGCGCGCCCGCGCCGGAGTACCGGCCAGCACTGCCGCTACCGCCGACGCCCTGCTACTAGCCATTGAAAACGAGCGGCGGGTGGAGTTTGCCTTCGAAGCCGACCGGTGGTTTGACCTGGTGCGCACTGGCCGCGCCGGTGCCGTGCTCGGAGTCACGGATCAGCGCCGCTGGCTGTTCCCCCTCCCCTTCAACGACTTAGTAGCCGACCCCGACCTAGAGCAAAATCCGGGGTATTAAGAGTACTGCTGACCAACCCAGACCGTCATGTCGAGCTTGTCGAGACATCTCGCGTGCTAACGTTGCCACACTAACTGCCATGCTGAGCGAAGTCGAAGCATCTCTACCTCTGGCTAACCAAGAGGGTAGCAACGAAGCGGTAGAGATGCTTCGACTTCGCTCAGCATGACAATCTTATATCAAGCGAAAAACCTTGCGCAAGCTCGACCAGAAGAGCCGCGCTATTTTGCTACCAACCGCTTTCGACTTCCCTTTCCATGTTGAAACCTTACGCTTCCGCTGCCCTGCTGACCGTGGGCTTTGCCCTACACTTACCAGCTGCTGCCCAGAATACCTACTTCTTTCCCGCGGCCACG is a genomic window containing:
- a CDS encoding RagB/SusD family nutrient uptake outer membrane protein; translation: MKSSLYHLLFAAVLGAATLSFSACNDLLDPTPVQQLPDDQAITDASSARSATIGVYDRVQAYYQLNWPVLGFLPGENVRFNGTLNQFLQIDQNQLSADNVLITEAWTQMYQAVNGANNVLAALPGLSDPLLTATEKNQLLGEAYFLRALVYFDLGRGWGGVPLVLTPTRTKENGRGIRRSTLAQTYDQVLADLTQAEALLPEAATRNRAVKAAARALRARLHLYRQQWTEAETYATQVISSGNYGLVTPYRAISTAPFLSRESVFELTFSNSDANTMWNNWFPSALGGQFNFQPVPAAIALLNDPTVGGNRSALLATTVIAGSNVTYGNLYSRSAQRDDPSYVLRLAEQYLIRAEARAKQGKLTDALADLNAVRARAGVPASTAATADALLLAIENERRVEFAFEADRWFDLVRTGRAGAVLGVTDQRRWLFPLPFNDLVADPDLEQNPGY